In Mastomys coucha isolate ucsf_1 unplaced genomic scaffold, UCSF_Mcou_1 pScaffold5, whole genome shotgun sequence, one genomic interval encodes:
- the LOC116078888 gene encoding protein RoBo-1-like → MGVTMFWFLILKSLLAAYIISHLSVSSVESYACIQKACTDKKYDPNPNTCESSKGCFFQRQEFEDPTLHTTEQRGCSADTCTELAFSATLGRCLAFRYDRRCCFTEQCNKEPIKVSPLSSEPNGVECPACYSGRGSVCKPVSLKCTGAETMCVNVTGRGMIISSNIQAMGCATRTACNLKNMIIMDNIKINTSCVNGNPPLSFQ, encoded by the exons ATGGGAGTCACCATGTTCTGGTTCTTGATCCTGAAGAGCCTCCTTGCTGCCTATATCATCTCTCATTTATCTGTCAGCTCTGTGG aGAGTTATGCTTGTATACAAAAAGCATGCACTGATAAAAAATACGATCCTAATCCAAACACTTGTGAATCCTCTAAAGGTTGTTTCTTCCAACGGCAGGAATTTGAAGACCCAA CACTTCACACAACTGAGCAGAGAGGCTGTTCTGCAGACACTTGTACTGAACTAGCATTCTCCGCAACACTGGGGAGGTGTTTGGCATTTAGATATGACCGTCGCTGCTGCTTCACTGAACAGTGTAACAAAGAGCCCATTAAAG TGTCTCCATTATCTTCAGAACCCAATGGTGTTGAATGTCCTGCCTGCTACAGTGGACGTGGCTCCGTATGTAAACCAGTTTCCCTGAAGTGCACAGGGGCGGAGACGATGTGTGTTAATGTTACTGGCAGAGGTATGATTATTTCCTCCAAT ATACAAGCCATGGGCTGTGCGACCAGGACTGCCTGCAACCTGAAGAACATGATCATCATGGACAATATTAAAATCAATACCTCCTGTGTCAACGGGAACCCTCCGCTCAG CTTTCAGTGA